Proteins encoded together in one Marinobacter salsuginis window:
- the trpD gene encoding anthranilate phosphoribosyltransferase has translation MDMKEALNRIASNLDLSREEMKDVMRIVMKGEATDAQIGAFLMGLRLKSETIDEITGATEVMRELATGVTVKAEPLIDIVGTGGDGANLFNVSSAASFVVAAAGGFVAKHGNRAVSSKSGSADLLEKLGINLSMKPEEVARCVEEIGVGFMFAPAHHGAMKHAIGPRKELGCRTIFNILGPMTNPAGVKRQLVGVFNRELCRPMAEVLHRLGAEHIMVVCSRDGLDEISLASATHVAELKDGKVTEYDITPEDLGIKSQALVGLTVDTADDSLKLIKAAFGRGHDEMAEKARDLIALNAGAAIYVAGLAKTPKEGVDMALDAMGSGLAAGKMSELADFSQCF, from the coding sequence ATGGACATGAAAGAAGCTCTCAACCGCATTGCCTCCAACCTGGACCTGTCCCGGGAGGAAATGAAGGACGTGATGCGCATCGTCATGAAGGGCGAGGCCACCGACGCCCAGATTGGCGCGTTTCTCATGGGGTTGCGCCTGAAGAGCGAAACCATTGATGAAATCACTGGCGCCACCGAGGTGATGCGCGAGCTGGCCACCGGAGTAACGGTGAAGGCTGAGCCGCTGATCGATATCGTCGGCACCGGCGGCGACGGCGCCAACCTGTTCAACGTGTCTTCCGCCGCCTCGTTTGTGGTAGCCGCTGCCGGCGGCTTTGTGGCCAAGCATGGTAACCGGGCGGTCTCGTCCAAGAGCGGCAGTGCCGACTTGCTGGAGAAGCTGGGTATCAACCTGAGCATGAAACCGGAAGAGGTGGCCCGCTGTGTCGAGGAAATCGGTGTCGGCTTCATGTTCGCTCCGGCTCACCACGGCGCCATGAAACACGCCATCGGCCCCCGCAAAGAGTTGGGTTGCCGGACCATTTTCAACATCCTGGGACCCATGACCAACCCGGCGGGCGTCAAGCGCCAACTGGTGGGCGTGTTCAACCGGGAACTCTGCCGCCCCATGGCGGAGGTGCTGCATCGCCTTGGGGCCGAGCACATCATGGTGGTTTGCTCCAGAGACGGCCTGGATGAGATCAGCCTGGCCAGCGCCACCCACGTGGCGGAACTGAAAGACGGCAAGGTCACCGAATACGACATCACCCCGGAGGATCTTGGCATCAAGAGCCAGGCTCTGGTGGGCCTGACCGTGGACACCGCCGACGATTCCTTAAAGCTGATCAAGGCAGCTTTCGGTCGTGGCCACGATGAAATGGCCGAGAAAGCCCGGGACCTGATTGCCCTGAACGCCGGCGCAGCCATCTACGTCGCTGGCTTGGCCAAGACGCCGAAAGAAGGTGTCGATATGGCCCTGGACGCCATGGGCTCTGGCCTCGCTGCCGGCAAGATGTCGGAGCTGGCTGATTTTTCTCAGTGCTTTTGA